From one Mycolicibacterium sp. HK-90 genomic stretch:
- a CDS encoding Ada metal-binding domain-containing protein, whose product MSPAKRYALVGADGRPYRSSTPGTVGGHRRSKIYGRLDCPSALRAIATGGYVSHRVFFADERTAVSAGYRPCAVCLPEAYRRWKAGHSHAEA is encoded by the coding sequence ATGAGTCCGGCGAAGCGATACGCCCTCGTCGGAGCGGACGGCCGCCCGTATCGCAGCAGCACACCGGGAACCGTTGGCGGGCACCGCCGCAGCAAGATCTACGGCCGGCTCGACTGTCCGTCGGCGTTGCGCGCCATCGCCACCGGCGGCTACGTCAGCCACCGGGTGTTCTTCGCCGACGAACGCACGGCCGTCTCCGCCGGCTACCGGCCCTGCGCCGTCTGCCTCCCCGAGGCCTACCGGCGCTGGAAGGCCGGCCACTCCCACGCGGAAGCGTGA
- a CDS encoding 2OG-Fe(II) oxygenase codes for MTARNPWKERVDAGHWGRVRDELDTVGCALTGPLLTPAEAAEIVALYPDVSRFRSTIDMGRYRFGEGQYRYFDQPYPPAVTALKQALYPHLLPIARTWWGRLGREAPWPDRFDDWLRMCHAAGQTKTTAILLKYGAGDWNALHRDLYGELIFPLQVVINLTEPDVDYAGGEFLLYEQRPRAQSRGTATVIPHGHGLVFTTRDRPTKSVRGWSAAAIRHGVSTVRSGTRYTLGLVFHDAA; via the coding sequence ATGACGGCCCGGAATCCCTGGAAAGAGCGGGTGGACGCCGGCCACTGGGGCCGAGTCCGCGATGAACTCGACACGGTCGGGTGCGCGTTGACCGGACCGCTCCTGACGCCGGCGGAGGCGGCCGAGATCGTCGCGCTGTATCCCGACGTCTCCCGGTTCCGGTCGACGATCGACATGGGCCGTTACCGGTTCGGCGAGGGCCAGTACCGCTATTTCGACCAGCCCTACCCCCCGGCGGTGACCGCGCTGAAGCAGGCGCTGTATCCGCATCTGCTGCCGATCGCCCGCACCTGGTGGGGCCGACTCGGCCGGGAGGCACCGTGGCCGGACCGCTTCGACGACTGGTTGCGGATGTGCCATGCGGCCGGTCAGACCAAGACGACGGCGATCCTGTTGAAATACGGTGCCGGAGATTGGAATGCGTTGCACCGCGACCTCTACGGCGAGCTGATCTTCCCGCTCCAGGTGGTGATCAACCTGACCGAACCGGACGTCGACTACGCCGGCGGCGAGTTCCTGCTCTACGAACAACGACCCCGCGCGCAATCTCGCGGTACCGCCACCGTGATCCCGCACGGGCACGGATTGGTATTCACCACCCGTGACCGGCCGACCAAGTCGGTGCGAGGCTGGTCGGCGGCGGCGATCCGCCACGGTGTCTCCACGGTCCGGTCCGGAACCAGGTACACCCTGGGTCTGGTTTTCCACGACGCGGCATGA
- a CDS encoding methylated-DNA--[protein]-cysteine S-methyltransferase — protein sequence MNNGDAIVRDLDRITQPGSDKLTELHRRLTTTAQRDGLLDIAYRTVDSPVGPLLLAATEQGLVRVAYAREDHDAVLQLLADKVSPRILCAPARLDSAARQLDEYFTGSRHTFDLPLDWRLVAGFRGSVLQHLPEIHYGQTASYATVAALAGSPKAVRAVGTACAKNPLPVVVPCHRVVRSDGAMGGYLGGAEAKRLLLDLEAAA from the coding sequence ATGAATAACGGCGACGCCATCGTGCGCGACCTGGACCGGATCACCCAGCCCGGCAGCGACAAGCTGACCGAACTGCACCGCCGGCTGACCACCACCGCTCAGCGCGACGGCCTCCTCGACATCGCCTACCGCACCGTCGACAGCCCGGTCGGGCCGCTGCTGTTGGCAGCCACCGAGCAGGGCCTGGTCCGCGTCGCCTATGCCCGCGAAGACCATGACGCCGTGCTGCAGCTGCTGGCCGACAAGGTGAGCCCGCGCATCCTGTGCGCACCGGCGCGTCTGGATTCCGCCGCCCGTCAACTCGACGAGTACTTCACCGGGTCCCGGCACACCTTCGACCTGCCGTTGGACTGGCGGCTCGTGGCCGGATTCCGGGGATCCGTGCTTCAGCACCTGCCCGAGATCCACTACGGCCAGACCGCCAGCTACGCCACCGTCGCGGCGCTGGCCGGCAGCCCGAAGGCGGTGCGCGCCGTCGGGACCGCCTGCGCGAAAAACCCACTGCCCGTTGTTGTTCCGTGCCACCGTGTCGTCCGCAGCGACGGTGCGATGGGCGGCTACCTGGGCGGCGCGGAGGCCAAGCGGCTGCTGCTCGACCTGGAGGCCGCGGCATGA
- a CDS encoding RNA polymerase sigma factor: MKAKPPFETVVRDHGPTVFRVCCAIVGAHDADDAWSETFLAALKAYPDLPAGANLEAWLVTVAHHKAIDITRTRTRQPVPTDIVPEMPGTTDTESLADLAAAVEQLPHKQKHAVAYHYLAGLPYDEIAEILGGSAAAARRAASDGIATLRRTYLGDLTVTDVPRKGESHE, translated from the coding sequence GTGAAAGCAAAACCGCCGTTTGAGACCGTGGTACGCGACCACGGCCCCACCGTCTTTCGGGTCTGCTGCGCCATCGTCGGCGCGCACGACGCCGACGACGCCTGGTCGGAGACCTTTCTCGCCGCACTCAAGGCATATCCCGACCTTCCGGCCGGCGCCAATCTCGAAGCCTGGCTGGTCACCGTCGCCCACCACAAGGCGATCGACATCACCCGGACGCGAACCCGCCAACCCGTTCCCACCGACATCGTCCCCGAAATGCCCGGCACCACCGACACCGAGAGCCTCGCCGATCTGGCCGCCGCGGTGGAGCAACTTCCGCACAAACAGAAACACGCGGTGGCCTACCACTACCTGGCCGGCCTGCCCTACGACGAGATCGCCGAAATCCTCGGCGGCAGCGCCGCGGCCGCCCGCCGCGCCGCCAGCGACGGCATCGCCACGCTGCGACGTACCTACCTCGGCGACCTCACCGTCACCGATGTTCCCCGGAAAGGAGAGTCCCATGAATAA
- a CDS encoding TetR/AcrR family transcriptional regulator: MSTAERPLRTDAARNADRILRAAREVFAELGPDAQIDTIAHRAGVAERTLYRRFPTKADLLRAALDQSIDENLSPAIEKALTRKNPLRGLTELIEAATALGAAEHNILAAARRADALANISDRLDAAMQELTSRAQADGQVRGDLLAEDLPRIIAMLNSVLWTMDLGSDGWRRYVVLILDAITTAQPRPLPAAAPLNRPASLDSWPM; encoded by the coding sequence ATGTCGACGGCCGAACGCCCGCTGCGCACCGATGCGGCACGCAATGCGGACCGGATCCTGCGCGCCGCGCGCGAGGTGTTTGCCGAGCTCGGCCCCGATGCACAGATCGACACGATCGCCCATCGCGCCGGCGTGGCCGAACGGACCCTGTACCGCCGGTTCCCGACGAAAGCCGATCTCCTGCGGGCCGCGCTCGATCAGAGCATCGACGAAAACCTTTCTCCTGCCATCGAAAAGGCACTCACTCGCAAGAATCCGCTACGCGGGCTGACCGAGTTGATCGAGGCTGCCACTGCGCTCGGCGCTGCCGAGCACAACATCCTTGCCGCGGCCAGGCGCGCCGACGCGCTCGCCAACATCTCGGATCGGCTCGACGCCGCGATGCAGGAACTCACGAGCCGTGCACAAGCGGACGGTCAGGTCCGCGGCGACCTGCTCGCCGAGGACCTGCCCAGGATCATTGCGATGCTCAACAGCGTGCTGTGGACGATGGATCTCGGCAGCGACGGCTGGCGCCGTTACGTCGTCCTGATCCTCGATGCGATCACCACCGCGCAACCACGACCGCTGCCCGCTGCCGCGCCGCTCAATCGCCCGGCTTCCCTCGACAGCTGGCCGATGTGA
- a CDS encoding cytochrome P450 encodes MTTPLPDASVTSDLPAIPAPRAHGCPLAPAPAFARWREAEGLQAAVWKGKPVWMISRYQDIRAALVDERLSANTGLYGVPTESGEIALIFPRLDDPEHQRLRRMLTRDFTFRRAEKMRPQIQEVVDGFLDEMIAAGPPADLVRTFALPVPSQVICLLLGVPYEDHEFFQAQSAAGLDSKASEEERTQAQLALFTYMFDLVARKEREPGDDLMTRLITDHVATGALNRETAAMNGQMLLAAGHETTASMIALGALALLQHPDAAERLRDTDDPAVAAGIVEELMRYLSIVHSLVDRVALEDVVIGGQLVRAGEAVLMNLPAGNFDTGFVDQPDAFDVNRNSRGHLGFGYGVHQCLGQNLARAELQIALTTLVRRLPGLRLAVEPEQLRFHNDKEIYGIEELPVTW; translated from the coding sequence ATGACCACACCTCTTCCCGACGCCTCGGTCACCAGCGATCTACCGGCGATCCCCGCGCCGCGCGCTCACGGATGTCCGCTGGCGCCCGCGCCGGCGTTCGCCCGATGGCGAGAGGCCGAAGGGCTGCAGGCGGCGGTCTGGAAAGGCAAGCCGGTCTGGATGATCAGTCGCTACCAGGACATCCGCGCCGCGCTCGTCGATGAACGGCTCAGTGCGAACACCGGGCTGTACGGAGTGCCGACCGAGAGCGGCGAGATCGCCCTGATCTTCCCGCGACTGGACGATCCCGAGCATCAGCGGCTGCGTCGAATGTTGACCAGAGACTTCACGTTTCGGCGAGCAGAGAAGATGCGGCCGCAGATACAGGAGGTGGTCGACGGCTTCCTCGACGAGATGATCGCGGCCGGGCCACCCGCCGATCTCGTGCGCACGTTCGCGCTGCCGGTGCCGTCACAGGTCATCTGTCTGCTGCTGGGCGTGCCATACGAGGACCACGAGTTCTTCCAGGCGCAGAGTGCGGCCGGGCTCGACTCGAAGGCGTCCGAGGAGGAGCGCACCCAAGCCCAGCTGGCGCTGTTCACCTACATGTTCGACCTGGTGGCCCGCAAGGAGCGAGAACCGGGCGACGATCTGATGACCCGCCTGATCACCGACCATGTCGCCACCGGAGCACTCAACCGCGAAACCGCCGCCATGAACGGCCAGATGCTACTGGCCGCCGGCCACGAAACCACTGCCAGCATGATCGCCCTGGGCGCGCTGGCCCTGCTGCAACATCCTGACGCGGCCGAGCGCCTGCGGGACACCGATGACCCAGCCGTGGCGGCCGGCATCGTCGAGGAGTTGATGCGTTATCTGTCGATAGTGCACAGCCTCGTCGACCGCGTGGCCCTGGAGGATGTCGTCATCGGCGGGCAGCTGGTTCGCGCCGGTGAGGCCGTTCTGATGAACTTGCCCGCGGGCAACTTCGACACCGGCTTCGTCGATCAGCCCGATGCGTTCGACGTAAATCGCAACAGCCGAGGGCATCTCGGCTTCGGTTACGGCGTGCATCAGTGCCTCGGCCAGAATCTTGCCCGGGCCGAATTGCAGATCGCCCTGACCACGTTGGTGCGCCGCCTGCCCGGGTTGCGGTTGGCCGTCGAACCGGAGCAGTTGCGGTTCCACAACGACAAGGAGATCTACGGCATCGAGGAGCTGCCGGTCACCTGGTGA
- a CDS encoding MFS transporter produces the protein MTVGTVSGGTTEGDMRYFGELRTNWQPLAAATAGLSAGLSLSAYTNAAMGPQFLAAFGWSRSDFALTSAITLLTFVFLPIYGRLTDLFGVRRIAVLGVVGLPACWIAYALMSGPIWQYFAINVVLIALGVTTTPAIYSRLVATRFHAARGLALAIAISGPPLLGALGAPALDVINRSYGWRAGCLAIAATIAVVGAVALFLVPGRDGAAPSTAERKAGNDYRAIGGSMVFWILLLAVLLCNLYHSVTTTQLGIMLGDAGAGGHVAVLITVFATAVIVGRFVCGVAVDRLPAQVVAGVAMALPGLGCLLIASPWDGIAVLAVAVCCLGAAWGAEGDVIAYLVARHFSLGIYSTVLSILSAVIGVSSALGAVVLSRMLAATNSFDGFLTLAGTAAFIGGALLLLLRRREVVFTNASGSVTVS, from the coding sequence GTGACCGTCGGCACGGTGTCCGGCGGTACAACTGAGGGCGACATGAGGTACTTCGGCGAGTTACGGACCAACTGGCAACCGCTGGCCGCCGCGACTGCCGGCCTCAGCGCCGGGCTGAGTCTCAGCGCGTACACGAACGCCGCGATGGGGCCACAGTTCCTCGCGGCATTCGGGTGGAGCCGTTCGGACTTCGCATTGACCAGCGCGATCACGCTGCTCACCTTCGTGTTCCTGCCGATCTACGGCCGCCTCACCGACCTGTTCGGGGTGCGGCGGATCGCGGTGCTCGGCGTCGTCGGGCTGCCGGCGTGCTGGATCGCCTACGCGTTGATGTCCGGGCCGATCTGGCAGTACTTCGCGATCAACGTCGTCCTCATCGCATTGGGGGTGACCACGACGCCGGCAATCTACAGCCGCCTGGTGGCGACCCGGTTCCACGCCGCGCGGGGACTGGCCCTGGCCATCGCGATCTCGGGGCCACCCCTGCTCGGCGCGCTCGGTGCTCCCGCGCTCGACGTCATCAACCGGAGCTACGGCTGGCGGGCCGGCTGCCTGGCCATCGCCGCCACCATCGCGGTGGTCGGCGCCGTCGCACTGTTTCTCGTGCCCGGTCGGGACGGCGCCGCGCCGAGCACGGCAGAACGCAAGGCGGGCAATGATTACCGCGCCATCGGTGGCAGCATGGTGTTCTGGATCCTGCTGCTCGCCGTGCTCCTGTGCAATCTGTACCACTCGGTCACCACCACCCAGCTCGGCATCATGCTGGGCGACGCCGGAGCCGGCGGCCACGTCGCCGTGCTCATCACGGTGTTCGCCACTGCCGTCATCGTCGGCCGGTTCGTGTGCGGGGTGGCGGTCGACCGATTGCCTGCGCAGGTGGTCGCCGGGGTCGCGATGGCCCTGCCCGGTCTCGGGTGTCTGCTCATCGCGTCGCCATGGGACGGCATCGCCGTGCTCGCAGTCGCCGTCTGCTGCCTGGGCGCCGCCTGGGGCGCGGAGGGAGACGTGATCGCCTACCTGGTGGCGCGGCACTTCAGCCTGGGCATCTACAGCACGGTGCTCAGTATCCTGTCCGCCGTGATCGGCGTCTCCTCGGCGCTGGGTGCCGTGGTTCTGAGCCGTATGCTTGCCGCTACCAACAGCTTTGACGGTTTCCTGACCCTGGCCGGAACCGCGGCGTTTATCGGGGGTGCGCTGTTGCTGCTGCTGCGCCGACGCGAAGTCGTCTTTACAAATGCGTCTGGAAGTGTCACGGTGTCCTGA
- a CDS encoding acyl-CoA dehydrogenase family protein, whose product MDFAHVELSGEDRAFRDELRAFLAEVVTEEVIRRDRETGENFDETVHLALGKAGYLSGDYRAEADGGFSAVRRRIWELEIARAHTPWFHWGTTAMVAHTVEKFASTQLLDEVLPGVLDGSLRLCLGYTEPEGGSDVATCKTRAVRDGDGWIVNGSKMFTSNAHNAHYVFLVTNTDPAAAKHKSLTMFLVPLDSDGVEIQPLRTVDGDRTNITYYSDVRVGDRYRVGEVNGGWAVLRGALELEHGTFERETRGLQKLATMTEHINLMAEAVDRVAAVAPDDAASRYRLGRGIARLEAAMSSPGMYGRVAIAQTMREVSPDLMDIVGAAGALPVGVTGAADDGGAEYIFRLAGPTGIYGGTLEVFRNMIAQQALGLGRPNYSPAK is encoded by the coding sequence ATGGACTTCGCTCACGTCGAGTTATCCGGGGAGGATCGGGCCTTCCGCGATGAGCTGCGGGCATTCCTCGCCGAGGTGGTCACCGAAGAGGTGATCCGGCGTGATCGCGAGACCGGCGAGAACTTCGATGAGACAGTGCATCTGGCCCTGGGCAAGGCCGGCTATCTGTCCGGCGACTATCGGGCCGAGGCCGACGGCGGGTTCAGCGCGGTGCGGCGCCGGATCTGGGAGCTGGAGATCGCGCGGGCCCACACGCCCTGGTTCCACTGGGGGACGACCGCGATGGTCGCGCACACGGTGGAGAAGTTCGCCTCGACGCAGCTGCTCGACGAGGTGCTGCCGGGCGTTCTGGACGGGAGCCTGAGGCTGTGCCTGGGCTACACCGAACCGGAGGGCGGATCCGACGTCGCGACCTGCAAGACGCGTGCGGTACGGGACGGCGACGGCTGGATTGTCAATGGCTCCAAGATGTTCACATCGAACGCGCACAATGCGCACTACGTGTTCCTGGTGACCAACACCGACCCGGCTGCGGCCAAGCACAAGAGCCTGACGATGTTCCTGGTGCCGCTGGATTCCGACGGCGTCGAGATTCAACCGCTGCGCACCGTCGACGGTGACCGCACCAACATCACCTACTACAGCGACGTGCGGGTCGGCGACCGGTACCGCGTCGGCGAGGTGAATGGTGGGTGGGCGGTGCTGCGCGGCGCTCTCGAGCTCGAGCACGGCACGTTCGAACGCGAGACCAGGGGCCTCCAGAAGCTCGCCACGATGACCGAGCACATCAACTTGATGGCCGAGGCGGTGGACCGGGTGGCCGCCGTCGCTCCTGACGACGCCGCCTCGCGCTACCGGCTGGGCCGCGGGATCGCGCGGCTGGAAGCGGCGATGAGCAGCCCCGGCATGTATGGGCGCGTCGCGATCGCGCAGACCATGCGCGAGGTGTCCCCTGATCTGATGGACATCGTCGGAGCGGCCGGCGCCCTGCCGGTCGGGGTCACCGGGGCCGCCGACGACGGCGGTGCCGAATACATCTTCCGGCTGGCCGGCCCGACCGGCATCTACGGCGGCACGCTCGAGGTGTTCCGCAACATGATCGCGCAGCAGGCGTTGGGGCTGGGCCGGCCGAACTACTCGCCGGCAAAGTGA
- a CDS encoding acyl-CoA thioesterase II, which translates to MNRVHPLDKALELESSGDGQWRGRTVPEWANMVGPFGGITAATLVRAVELHPKRHGQPIALTVNYLAPIVDGDFDIVTRVVKTNRSNQHWIVELSQDGEVKTTATAVFGLRRQGWSDTEIAAPVAPAPEDIARSVPPFGVAWFDNYDMRFVDGAMPEPGATPTESPSSTTTLWVRNNPSRPMDFAALASVSDIFYPRVFLRHGQFVPAGTVSITVYFHADDEQLATQGDDFVLATARAHKFSGGYFDQSAHLFGRGGTLLATSHQFVYFKA; encoded by the coding sequence GTGAATCGGGTGCATCCCTTGGACAAGGCGCTTGAGCTCGAATCATCCGGTGACGGTCAGTGGCGCGGACGCACGGTGCCGGAGTGGGCCAACATGGTGGGCCCGTTCGGTGGCATCACCGCGGCCACCCTGGTGCGGGCGGTCGAACTGCACCCGAAACGGCACGGCCAGCCCATCGCGCTGACCGTCAACTACCTGGCTCCGATCGTCGACGGCGACTTCGACATCGTCACCCGGGTCGTCAAGACCAACCGCTCCAACCAGCACTGGATCGTGGAACTCAGCCAGGACGGCGAGGTCAAGACCACGGCCACCGCGGTGTTCGGGCTGCGTCGGCAGGGTTGGTCGGACACCGAGATCGCCGCGCCCGTTGCCCCCGCACCCGAGGACATCGCACGGTCTGTCCCGCCGTTCGGGGTAGCGTGGTTCGACAACTACGACATGCGTTTCGTCGACGGGGCGATGCCGGAGCCCGGTGCCACGCCGACCGAATCGCCGAGTTCCACCACCACCTTGTGGGTGCGCAACAACCCTTCCAGGCCAATGGATTTCGCGGCACTGGCCTCGGTGAGCGACATCTTCTACCCGCGGGTGTTCCTGCGACACGGCCAGTTCGTGCCGGCCGGGACGGTATCGATCACGGTGTACTTCCACGCCGACGATGAGCAACTCGCCACGCAGGGCGACGATTTCGTGCTCGCCACGGCCCGGGCCCACAAGTTCTCCGGCGGCTACTTCGACCAGAGTGCCCACCTTTTCGGCCGCGGCGGCACGCTGCTGGCCACGAGCCACCAGTTCGTGTACTTCAAGGCGTGA
- a CDS encoding PucR family transcriptional regulator: protein MVLIRDLLKVGALGLTGVHICRSDAAVRWVATSELADPGPFLEGGEILLTTGLETASWRHGQWDGYIRRLVDAGVAAVGFGVGLTHAETPAGLTDACRRHGVNLLEVPRPTTFVAISRHVAHLLEEQESTATRESLQTQRKLISAAAKPDPATAVITALAAALDGAACLMNPDGRVVTGPVGPRRGAFPLDEVADDVTRLQARGIRSAAAQSNPAQSVSVHPIGLRGRASAYLAALVPARASEGHRQAVTTAVALLGLIDEQDRSRTTTRRRLRSRALELLAESDDRTAQLVLEVDHPVIKLPKHIRFLRAGGDESAIEDAAAALERRGILAGVLAAELCAVTEPSRAETTGAQLADGGLQVGIGTSVSPRAGAAGYRTAGLALAQATEVSGAVVWDRVIDDGPLGLIDPDKATAFAEQWLHGLDSEQLETLRCFLRHHGSRLKVAEELGLHRNTVRNRLSAIETVLPGRLDDPQTRVSAWIALQSVPDDLTP, encoded by the coding sequence ATGGTCCTGATCCGCGACCTGCTGAAGGTGGGCGCACTCGGGTTGACTGGCGTCCACATCTGCCGATCTGACGCAGCGGTCCGCTGGGTGGCCACCAGCGAGCTCGCCGACCCGGGTCCCTTCCTGGAGGGCGGCGAGATCCTGCTCACCACAGGCCTCGAGACCGCTAGTTGGCGGCATGGGCAGTGGGACGGCTACATCCGCAGGCTCGTCGACGCCGGCGTCGCGGCTGTGGGCTTCGGCGTCGGTCTCACACACGCGGAGACTCCGGCGGGGCTGACCGATGCCTGCCGCAGACACGGGGTGAACCTGCTCGAGGTGCCGCGCCCCACCACGTTCGTGGCGATCAGCAGGCACGTCGCGCATCTGCTCGAGGAGCAGGAGTCCACTGCGACACGCGAGTCGCTGCAGACCCAGCGCAAGCTCATCTCGGCCGCGGCCAAACCGGATCCGGCCACTGCGGTGATCACCGCCCTCGCCGCAGCCTTGGACGGCGCGGCCTGCCTGATGAATCCCGACGGCCGGGTCGTCACCGGCCCGGTGGGCCCCCGGCGCGGCGCGTTTCCGCTCGATGAGGTGGCCGACGACGTCACCCGGCTGCAGGCGCGCGGAATACGTTCGGCCGCGGCGCAATCCAATCCGGCTCAGTCGGTGTCGGTGCACCCCATCGGACTGCGCGGCCGGGCATCGGCCTACCTGGCGGCGCTGGTGCCGGCCCGGGCGTCAGAGGGACACCGCCAAGCCGTGACCACCGCCGTGGCGCTGTTGGGGCTCATCGACGAGCAGGACCGCAGCCGCACCACGACCCGGCGGCGCCTGCGCAGCCGGGCGCTGGAACTCCTCGCCGAAAGTGATGACCGCACTGCGCAATTGGTGCTGGAGGTGGACCATCCGGTGATCAAACTGCCGAAGCACATCCGCTTCCTCCGGGCCGGCGGAGACGAATCCGCCATCGAGGACGCGGCCGCCGCATTGGAGCGGCGGGGCATTCTGGCCGGCGTCCTCGCCGCCGAACTGTGCGCGGTCACCGAACCCTCTCGCGCCGAAACGACCGGCGCACAGCTCGCTGACGGCGGCCTGCAGGTCGGCATCGGAACCTCGGTCTCACCCCGCGCCGGCGCGGCCGGCTACCGCACCGCCGGGCTCGCGCTCGCCCAGGCCACCGAGGTGTCCGGTGCGGTGGTCTGGGACCGGGTGATCGACGACGGGCCCCTCGGCCTGATCGATCCGGACAAAGCCACCGCCTTCGCCGAACAGTGGTTGCACGGGCTGGATTCCGAACAGCTGGAGACCCTTCGCTGTTTTCTCCGCCATCACGGTTCGCGGCTCAAGGTCGCCGAAGAACTCGGGCTGCACCGCAACACGGTGCGTAATCGCCTCTCAGCCATCGAGACGGTACTGCCCGGCAGGCTCGACGATCCGCAGACCCGGGTGAGCGCGTGGATCGCCCTGCAGTCGGTCCCCGACGACCTCACGCCTTGA
- the gabT gene encoding 4-aminobutyrate--2-oxoglutarate transaminase: MTIAEIAGAAVTQERRLVTAIPGPISQEMQARKTAAVAGGVGTTLPVYVVAAGGGILRDADGNQLIDFGSGIAVTTVGNSAPAVVEAVTEQVAAFTHTCFMVTPYEGYVRVAEELNRLTPGDHEKRSVLFNSGAEAVENAVKIARAHTRRQAVVVFDHAYHGRTNLTMAMTAKNQPYKHGFGPFAGEVYRVPTSFPFRDGETDGAAAAARALDLIDKQVGADNVAAVVIEPVQGEGGFIVPAPGFLRALQNWCTDNGAVFVADEVQSGFARTGAMFAVEHEDVVPDLIVTAKGIAGGLPLSAVTGRAEIMDAPHAGGLGGTYGGNPIACAAALAVIDTIEREDLLAKARQIEKTMIGRLEAIAAEDPRIGEVRGRGAMIAVELVKAGTTEPDADLAKRLSTLAHAQGLVVLTCGTYGNVLRFLPPLSMPDHLLDEGLDILAAVFAETR; this comes from the coding sequence GTGACCATCGCCGAGATCGCGGGTGCAGCCGTCACCCAGGAACGCCGGCTCGTCACCGCCATCCCAGGTCCGATCTCTCAGGAGATGCAGGCCCGGAAGACTGCCGCGGTGGCCGGTGGCGTCGGAACCACGCTGCCCGTCTACGTGGTGGCCGCGGGCGGCGGAATCCTCCGCGACGCCGACGGCAACCAGCTCATCGACTTCGGCTCCGGCATCGCCGTCACCACCGTCGGCAACAGTGCGCCCGCGGTCGTCGAGGCCGTCACCGAGCAGGTCGCCGCGTTCACCCACACCTGTTTCATGGTCACGCCCTACGAGGGCTACGTGCGGGTGGCCGAGGAACTGAACCGGCTGACTCCCGGTGACCACGAGAAGCGCAGCGTCCTGTTCAACTCCGGTGCCGAAGCCGTCGAGAACGCCGTGAAGATCGCGCGGGCCCACACCCGCCGGCAGGCGGTCGTGGTGTTCGACCACGCCTACCACGGCCGCACCAACCTGACCATGGCCATGACCGCCAAGAATCAGCCGTACAAGCACGGCTTCGGGCCGTTCGCCGGTGAGGTGTACCGGGTGCCGACGTCGTTCCCGTTCCGGGACGGCGAGACCGACGGTGCGGCTGCGGCCGCTCGCGCCCTGGATCTGATCGACAAGCAGGTCGGCGCGGACAACGTGGCCGCCGTGGTCATCGAACCCGTGCAGGGTGAGGGCGGGTTCATCGTGCCCGCACCGGGCTTCCTGCGCGCCCTGCAGAACTGGTGCACGGACAACGGCGCCGTGTTCGTCGCCGACGAGGTGCAGTCCGGATTCGCCCGGACCGGCGCGATGTTCGCCGTCGAGCACGAGGACGTGGTGCCGGATCTCATCGTCACCGCCAAGGGCATCGCCGGCGGGCTGCCGCTGTCGGCGGTGACCGGTCGCGCCGAGATCATGGACGCCCCGCACGCCGGTGGCCTCGGCGGCACCTACGGCGGCAACCCGATCGCCTGCGCCGCCGCACTCGCGGTCATCGACACCATCGAGCGCGAAGACCTGCTGGCCAAGGCCCGCCAGATCGAGAAGACCATGATCGGCCGCCTCGAGGCGATCGCCGCCGAGGATCCCCGGATCGGCGAGGTCCGCGGCCGCGGCGCCATGATCGCGGTCGAACTGGTCAAGGCGGGCACCACCGAGCCCGACGCCGACCTGGCCAAGCGCCTCTCCACCCTCGCCCACGCCCAGGGGCTGGTCGTGTTGACCTGCGGGACCTACGGCAACGTGCTCCGGTTCCTGCCGCCGCTGTCGATGCCCGACCATCTGCTCGACGAAGGGCTGGACATCCTGGCCGCCGTCTTCGCCGAGACCCGCTGA